In the Tenrec ecaudatus isolate mTenEca1 chromosome 16, mTenEca1.hap1, whole genome shotgun sequence genome, one interval contains:
- the GSTO1 gene encoding glutathione S-transferase omega-1 isoform X2, translated as MSGSSARSLGKGSAPPRPVSEGRIRVYSMRFCPCAKRTLLVLRAKGIEHEVININLKNKPEWFFSKNPFGLVPVLENSQGQLICESAITCEYLDEAYPGKKLWPDDPYEKARQKMVFELFAKVLVNKKTTFFGGDSLSMLDYLIWPWFEILEPLELAGCVDHTPKLKLWMAAMKKDPVTSALCVDMNTYRGFLPLYMQNRLEACDYGL; from the exons ATGTCAGGGAGCTCCGCTCGCAGCCTGGGGAAAG GTAGCGCGCCCCCGAGGCCGGTCTCCGAGGGCCGCATCCGGGTCTACAGCATGAGGTTCTGCCCGTGCGCCAAGAGGACGCTCCTGGTGCTGAGAGCCAAGGGAATCGA GCATGAAGTCATCAATATCAACCTGAAAAACAAACCGGAGTGGTTCTTCTCGAAGAATCCCTTTGGCCTGGTACCAGTTCTGGAAAACAGTCAGGGTCAACTCATCTGTGAATCTGCCATCACGTGTGAGTACCTGGATGAAGCCTACCCAGGGAAGAAGCTGTGGCCAGATGACCCCTATGAGAAAGCTCGCCAAAAGATGGTCTTTGAGTTATTTGCTAAG GTTTTGGTGAATAAGAAGACAACTTTCTTTGGTGGCGACTCTCTTTCTATGCTCGATTACCTCATCTGGCCTTGGTTTGAAATCCTGGAGCCACTGGAGTTAGCTGG GTGTGTAGACCACACTCCGAAACTTAAGCTCTGGATGGCAGCCATGAAGAAAGACCCCGTAACATCAGCCCTCTGCGTGGATATGAATACATACCGAGGGTTCTTACCGCTGTACATGCAAAACAGACTGGAAGCCTGTGATTATGGGCTTTGA
- the GSTO1 gene encoding glutathione S-transferase omega-1 isoform X1 yields MSGSSARSLGKGSAPPRPVSEGRIRVYSMRFCPCAKRTLLVLRAKGIEHEVININLKNKPEWFFSKNPFGLVPVLENSQGQLICESAITCEYLDEAYPGKKLWPDDPYEKARQKMVFELFAKIPLLLGSFVRRQDKEDCPGLKEELCEECSKLEEVLVNKKTTFFGGDSLSMLDYLIWPWFEILEPLELAGCVDHTPKLKLWMAAMKKDPVTSALCVDMNTYRGFLPLYMQNRLEACDYGL; encoded by the exons ATGTCAGGGAGCTCCGCTCGCAGCCTGGGGAAAG GTAGCGCGCCCCCGAGGCCGGTCTCCGAGGGCCGCATCCGGGTCTACAGCATGAGGTTCTGCCCGTGCGCCAAGAGGACGCTCCTGGTGCTGAGAGCCAAGGGAATCGA GCATGAAGTCATCAATATCAACCTGAAAAACAAACCGGAGTGGTTCTTCTCGAAGAATCCCTTTGGCCTGGTACCAGTTCTGGAAAACAGTCAGGGTCAACTCATCTGTGAATCTGCCATCACGTGTGAGTACCTGGATGAAGCCTACCCAGGGAAGAAGCTGTGGCCAGATGACCCCTATGAGAAAGCTCGCCAAAAGATGGTCTTTGAGTTATTTGCTAAG ATACCACTTTTGTTAGGAAGCTTTGTTAGGAGGCAAGATAAGGAAGACTGCCCTGGCCTGAAAGAAGAACTGTGTGAAGAATGCAGCAAGCTGGAGGAG GTTTTGGTGAATAAGAAGACAACTTTCTTTGGTGGCGACTCTCTTTCTATGCTCGATTACCTCATCTGGCCTTGGTTTGAAATCCTGGAGCCACTGGAGTTAGCTGG GTGTGTAGACCACACTCCGAAACTTAAGCTCTGGATGGCAGCCATGAAGAAAGACCCCGTAACATCAGCCCTCTGCGTGGATATGAATACATACCGAGGGTTCTTACCGCTGTACATGCAAAACAGACTGGAAGCCTGTGATTATGGGCTTTGA